In Helianthus annuus cultivar XRQ/B chromosome 9, HanXRQr2.0-SUNRISE, whole genome shotgun sequence, the following are encoded in one genomic region:
- the LOC110875846 gene encoding uncharacterized protein LOC110875846 gives MLKAEYREFVNPSKCVTLNELIEWARDREIEIKRQVERGEKRVAEKPTNASPSKKTRYQDQSKKGKASSEIPTCKTCGKHHSGECLSGKKGCYKCGREGHPFYRCPENSKACYNCNETGHIKAECPKLQQGAKKDGKKDEPPKARGRMFQLTSDEAKASPDVVSGIFSVNSMPMNVLFDSGASRSFVSNELLAHPSFKLEKMIVPLEVEVADSKSYMLHDICRNCKILIEDEEFSIDLVPMYMGEFKVVVGMD, from the coding sequence ATGTTAAAGGCTGAATATCGGGAATTTGTAAACCCCTCCAAGTGTGTAACGTTAAATGAACTAATTGAATGGGCAAGAGACAGGGAAATTGAGATAAAAAGGCAGGTTGAACGGGGAGAGAAAAGGGTAGCGGAGAAGCCTACCAATGCAAGTCCATCGAAAAAGACAAGATATCAAGACCAAAGCAAGAAAGGGAAAGCAAGTAGTGAGATCCCGACTTGCAAGACGTGTGGGAAGCATCATTCGGGTGAATGTTTGTCGGGAAAGAAGGGATGCTACAAATGTGGACGAGAAGGACATCCGTTTTATAGGTGCCCCGAAAACTCAAAGGCGTGTTACAATTGTAATGAAACGGGGCACATTAAAGCGGAATGTCCGAAACTTCAACAAGGGGCAAAGAAAGATGGAAAGAAGGATGAGCCCCCCAAGGCTCGCGGAAGGATGTTTCAGTTAACCTCGGATGAAGCCAAAGCTAGCCCGGAcgtggtttcaggtatattttCGGTGAATTCTATGCCTAtgaatgttttatttgattccgGGGCTAGTAGGTCGTTCGTTTCTAATGAATTGTTAGCTCACCCATCGTTTAAGCTTGAAAAGATGATAGTACCCTTAGAAGTAGAAGTTGCTGATAGTAAAAGCTATATGTTACATGATATTTGTAGAAACTGTAAGATCTTAATTGAAGATGAGGAATTTAGTATAGATCTTGTTCCGATGTACATGGGGGAATTTAAAGTAGTTGTAGGAATGGATTAG